From Companilactobacillus heilongjiangensis, one genomic window encodes:
- a CDS encoding ABC transporter permease — protein MKRTWSIAKRVLKELFRDKRTLALMFVAPILILVLMKVVFTSNSTTNVNIATVNVQSSLVTQIKKVDHIKVYKYATQAKANKALKNQKVDGIVRYKNGNFYVKNANTDASKTTATKAALKASMVATNIEELKTTLKSLAANNPQAAAMMQSKNQKTPKIHNSYVYGDKDTSFFDKILPILMGFFVFFFVFLISGMALLKERTTGTLDRLLATPVRRSEIVFGYMISYGLLAIVQTLVIVLFTIYVLKVEVIGSMWNVVIVNVILAMVALAFGILMSTFAKSEFQMMQFIPIIVIPQVFFSGIIPLDTMAHWVQNISYILPLKYSGQATADVVMSGAKLSQIQAPIGALLVFLVVLTILNILGLKRYRKV, from the coding sequence ATGAAAAGAACGTGGTCTATCGCTAAACGTGTTTTAAAGGAGCTATTTCGTGACAAACGGACTTTAGCCTTAATGTTCGTCGCTCCAATCTTAATTTTAGTTTTGATGAAAGTCGTTTTTACGTCTAATTCGACAACCAATGTCAATATTGCGACCGTTAATGTTCAAAGCAGCTTGGTCACACAGATTAAGAAAGTTGACCATATCAAGGTTTATAAGTATGCAACTCAAGCCAAAGCTAACAAAGCTTTGAAAAATCAGAAAGTTGATGGGATTGTTCGTTATAAGAATGGTAATTTTTACGTAAAGAACGCCAATACCGATGCCAGTAAGACTACCGCGACAAAAGCAGCTTTGAAAGCTTCAATGGTTGCAACTAATATTGAGGAATTGAAAACTACATTAAAATCCCTGGCAGCCAACAATCCTCAAGCCGCCGCAATGATGCAATCTAAAAATCAGAAGACACCGAAGATTCACAATTCTTACGTTTACGGTGATAAAGATACGTCATTTTTTGATAAAATTTTGCCAATCTTAATGGGATTCTTTGTTTTCTTCTTCGTGTTCTTAATCTCGGGGATGGCACTGTTGAAAGAAAGAACGACCGGAACATTAGACCGCTTGTTAGCGACACCAGTCAGACGTTCCGAAATCGTTTTTGGTTATATGATCAGTTACGGCTTGTTAGCAATCGTTCAGACGCTTGTTATCGTTTTGTTCACAATTTATGTATTAAAAGTCGAAGTGATTGGAAGTATGTGGAATGTAGTTATCGTCAATGTCATTTTAGCGATGGTGGCTTTAGCATTCGGCATTTTGATGTCGACTTTCGCCAAATCAGAGTTCCAAATGATGCAATTTATTCCCATTATCGTGATTCCACAAGTATTCTTCTCAGGAATTATTCCGTTGGATACTATGGCACATTGGGTACAAAATATTTCGTATATATTGCCGCTCAAGTATTCTGGGCAAGCGACAGCCGATGTAGTTATGAGTGGAGCCAAGCTCAGTCAAATTCAGGCACCGATTGGCGCACTCTTGGTTTTCTTAGTAGTATTAACAATTTTAAATATCTTAGGACTGAAACGTTATCGTAAAGTATAG
- a CDS encoding TetR/AcrR family transcriptional regulator has translation MAEQQISKDFKAWVEDSDMPAGKKKVVLAALKLFSAQGFDGTSTQEIAKESGMSQATIFKYFKTKEDLLYFIIAPLMENIIPVYVEDFQNSLQAHGNNLKSFIHYVVRSRYQFIADNREVASIMLSEILTKDKVKAKFMELISERGAGIFKVFTDLVENSDEVRSDIKPESIIRLIVSQVLVYFLQNYKIFGVKSDMQVNEDLDEIEKLIISAIEK, from the coding sequence GTGGCAGAGCAACAAATATCGAAAGATTTTAAAGCATGGGTAGAAGATTCTGACATGCCAGCTGGAAAGAAAAAGGTTGTTTTGGCAGCGTTGAAACTCTTTTCAGCACAAGGATTTGATGGTACATCGACTCAAGAAATTGCTAAAGAATCAGGGATGAGTCAAGCAACTATTTTTAAATATTTTAAGACTAAAGAAGATTTATTATATTTCATTATTGCTCCATTGATGGAAAATATTATTCCGGTGTACGTTGAGGACTTTCAGAATTCTTTGCAGGCTCACGGAAACAATTTAAAATCATTTATTCACTACGTGGTTCGTAGTCGCTATCAGTTCATTGCTGATAATCGTGAGGTTGCATCAATTATGCTTTCGGAGATTTTGACAAAGGATAAAGTTAAAGCTAAATTTATGGAATTAATCTCTGAACGTGGTGCAGGAATTTTTAAAGTGTTTACTGATTTAGTCGAGAACAGTGATGAAGTTAGGTCGGATATTAAACCGGAGTCAATCATTCGACTGATAGTTTCGCAGGTGCTGGTTTACTTTTTGCAAAATTACAAGATTTTTGGAGTTAAGAGCGATATGCAAGTAAATGAGGATCTTGATGAGATTGAAAAATTAATTATTTCTGCTATTGAGAAATAG
- a CDS encoding type II toxin-antitoxin system RelB/DinJ family antitoxin, translating to MKLEKTSKVQISTTIDHNIKIKAQSILANNDLTINEYLEMALTDVANNGLPEYFVNPSSELTASILEANEVISNQKDTPNITTTREELNRMLNS from the coding sequence ATGAAGTTAGAGAAAACATCAAAAGTTCAGATTAGTACGACTATTGATCATAATATTAAAATTAAGGCCCAAAGCATTCTCGCTAACAACGATTTAACTATTAATGAATATTTGGAAATGGCCCTAACAGATGTCGCAAATAATGGACTACCTGAATACTTCGTAAATCCATCCTCAGAATTAACTGCTTCAATATTAGAGGCTAATGAAGTAATAAGTAATCAGAAAGACACTCCAAATATTACTACCACTCGTGAAGAATTAAACCGAATGCTAAACTCATAA
- a CDS encoding ABC transporter ATP-binding protein, with protein sequence MANAIISMKDVVKKFGKETVLNHINFDIPQGKIIGLIGPSGAGKSTIIKIILGMEKTQQGTATVFGKVMPNRQLLNRIGYMAQTDALYDALTAKENLPFYADMKGVAGQKANRQILHVAEVVELTNDLNKRVSGYSGGMKRRLSLAIAMLGDSEVLILDEPTVGIDPALRRQIWGELHKLRDEGRTILVTTHVMDEAELVDDVALILGGQLIAYDTPANLKAQYNENTIENVFLKVEYENEKNVVYR encoded by the coding sequence ATGGCAAATGCAATTATCTCCATGAAAGATGTTGTTAAAAAATTTGGTAAAGAAACTGTTCTAAACCATATTAATTTTGATATACCGCAAGGCAAGATAATCGGATTGATTGGGCCATCCGGTGCTGGTAAATCAACCATTATCAAGATTATTTTAGGGATGGAAAAGACACAACAGGGTACCGCCACGGTCTTTGGAAAAGTTATGCCGAATCGTCAATTGTTAAATCGAATCGGTTATATGGCACAGACGGATGCTTTATATGATGCCTTGACTGCCAAAGAAAATCTCCCGTTTTACGCTGATATGAAAGGCGTTGCTGGTCAAAAAGCTAATCGCCAGATTCTCCATGTTGCTGAAGTTGTTGAATTGACCAATGATTTGAACAAGCGTGTCAGTGGTTACTCTGGGGGAATGAAACGGCGGTTATCGTTGGCAATTGCGATGCTTGGCGATAGTGAAGTTTTGATTTTGGATGAACCTACTGTTGGGATTGATCCGGCGTTGCGTCGTCAAATCTGGGGTGAGCTGCATAAATTGCGGGATGAAGGCAGGACTATTTTGGTCACAACTCATGTTATGGATGAGGCTGAATTGGTTGATGATGTGGCATTGATTCTGGGCGGTCAGTTGATTGCTTATGATACTCCAGCCAATCTCAAGGCTCAATATAATGAAAATACAATCGAGAATGTTTTCTTAAAGGTGGAATACGAGAATGAAAAGAACGTGGTCTATCGCTAA